A region of the Megalops cyprinoides isolate fMegCyp1 chromosome 21, fMegCyp1.pri, whole genome shotgun sequence genome:
AATGAATTTACAACATAATGCCAGGATGCTTGAGGTGGTCTGTATATTTGACACAAGATAGATAATTAATTCCATAGTGTACAGGCAGAAAATATTCCAGTACTCAGGCCTTAAGAAAACCAGAAACCAGAATTTTGGGGCTGTGTTCTTACTCGATAATAATCTCATGAACTGTAATACCATTATTTAGAGATGATGTCTCTCCAAACAATGAGAGAAGCTCACTAGATTATGGCAATGCATtatctataaaataaaaatacaaattagaaTTTAAATTCTAGATGTATGGTATGGCCTTTGCTAGTACAGTACACATTGATtaatttaagttttatttagaacaaaaatgaaaaaaagcagcaaacaaAAAGGATGTGATGAACGGATGAATTCCTGTTTGTACAGATCAGGCTTCACTACAGACAGCTAAAGTGCCTATGTTCTTCAAAGGACCCCAAATTTCTCAACTCTAGACACCATAAATTATCAATTATATTATAATCCATAATAATAGATTAGAGGGTCTGATATTTGACCATACTCttcaaaatgtgcattaaatatacatatgctaatgtacacatttatagATATTAAATGCATATGTCATGTATAGCTCTTTTTATGTTAGAACAGTCAAataccagatttttttttacaaccatgaaattaaaaagtgaaAGTGATTTTGCAAAAGCCCTTCATctgaatatattaatattttctacaaaacagagaggagaacagagtacaaaaaaaaaaacacacagtaatgaCTACCAATATTGCCTTGTTGTACAGATTACCCATCAGATTGTGTCCCTTGGGGCAAAAGAGTAAACTCAAATATGCTAGCTTTTAACAATGAAGCAAACTATCCTGCGCCTTCATAAAGCACTTCACAGAGTGCGAGCTGTCTGCCTGCTTTCCTTTCAAAGCTTCTCTTTTAAGACACAAAGCTGGAAAATGGTTTTCCCCAAGCTGCTATCCAATATAAACACAAAGTGTCTGCTTTTCCATAACTGCTACCAGAGATCCAGTCACTGTTAATGTCAAAACTCTAACAGAAatagacaaaacaaaaaaaaaaaaagaagaaggaattAGGCATTTTTGAAGAAAGGTATGCTCCTGTCAGAGGCCCAGAGTCCTTCACGTGCCAATTTTTAAGACCTGCTGAGAAGTCCCCCCGGACATTAAGACGAGAAAATAGGCTTCAAAATGCTCCAGACTTCCAAGACCCCCTCCCCCGACACCTTTCCTTACTGCACCCCTCACCCCGGCTGGGGACAGCTCTGCTGGGGTGAATTAGTCACAGGGAACGAGGACGTGCCGAAAGTGGACCCTCGGTGGTGTGCGtcgcccccctctccctgactcAGGCCTTGTTGAAGGCGGCCAGGACAGCCCAGATCATCTCGCAGGCCTGGGACTTGTTGCCCTCCACGTCCGGGTTGCTGTCCAGCAGGGCGCGTGAGCGGGAGGAGGCCACCTCGTACTTCTCGTCGGACAGGGAGGTGAGCGCGTTCTCCAGCACGTCCGAGGCGTGTGCCAGCACGATGATCGCCAGCACCCGCCGGTCCATGCGCTGCACGTCGTTCACCCAGCGGTCCAGCAGGCTGTCCTGGACCCGCCGCACCAGCCTCTGCTTCTCCGTGGTGTTGGTGACCGGGTGCGTGGTCATGTCGAACAGCAGGAAGTTCTGCTTCTCTGTGGTCAGGATGCCCTTCTCCACCAGGTTCTTGGCTAGCCGCTCCCGCACGTTGCGCAGCTGATAGTGCAGCTTCATGGGGTTCCAGGTCTCACCTATTTCACACAGACGTGCGCAGACggacacagatatacacacatacatagaagGAAATATTCAATGAATGCGACAAGCAGTTCCCTAGGCTGTTCTATAGTTTTCCTTACAGTTATCAttcaacatacacattttattgaaacTTGAAGTCAAACCCCATCAAaagatttcagttttatgtatCGAGCACCCATTTCTAGGAAGGGTCGTTTCCGGGTAGATTTTTGAATGCATGCCATGGCCAGTAAAACAATGTccaggtgttttgttttctcagactATCCTCAGGTGTTGGTGTAAATACTGTGAATACTCCCTATTTACCTAAAGTATAAACTAGGGGTGTGTTCATTACGCAAAACACTGTGCAAATAGTTTAACAGGAAATTTGGTTTACAACTTGTTCCACAGGCTAACTGGAATACTGCAAGTATTAAAAGCGTCGATCTTTAAGTGATTGGTACAAGCGTATTCCTGGGGTATTTCTTCAAGGAAGCTTTCCAAAGCACTCCTTAAAATGCCTGAGCCAAGTCTATTGAGAGCAACATAGGCTTCAAACCTACAACCCTGTTAGTGTCCGGTTAGTCAAACTTGGCCTCACCTGTGAGGAGCTCGATCCAGCTCTGTACTGTTTCTGGGGGCTCAGTGGCTTTGATGTGTTTCAGGGCCTCATCCAGCAGCACGTCACCTGTGGGGGCTTCTGATTTGAAAATCACCTGGGAGAAGGGTGGAATGTCATGACTATCACACAAATCTGACAAAGACTCCTCCATCCAATCAAACTCTAGAGCAGAGGTGACTAAGCCCTGGGAAATTATCTGAGAGATCCTGGATCCTCTGAATGTGGCTTTATACTCTTAACTACACTGCATTTCAGACTGACTGCTTAAAGGCCAATTCAATACTTTTCAACAGCAAGTTATGAGAAGGTGAGTACAACAGCAAAATTGAGTCAGTTAACTATCATTGATGCAGTTGGGGCCattgtttcatttctcattATTTCACTTCCAAGAATTACAGTTTATGTTATTTACCCACTAtttatgcatgtctgtattgtatcaaaagaaaaagcacaacTGTGTTTAAGAAAGGTGTCTCTGCTACAATGCACCTGTAATCTGTGTAACTATGCCAAGTACATTTGACTAGAAAATGATAAGATAATTcaggtttattttaaaaggcagtCAGATAAAAAATGGATCTGCAATTAGGATGGATGAACTTTCACTGAATTACCATCACAACATTTTTGACTGCTGACCACAGCTCAATAAGTCCACTCCACAAGCAAGGCTGCATATGGTGGTATGAAGCTAGTTTCTGCATGCGTACAGTAACACTCACAGTAAAGAGAAAATTTCTGAGTGTAAGccaaaaaatatgcaatttcaCATGCGAGTTTCAACTCTCAGACAAACAGGCTCATACAACCGTCAATGTACAGCATCTGTCCGGAGACCATGCTCCTCTCACGGTTTCAATTCTGATTAGCTGTTGCTGTTTACTGAGAGTTTTGCAAGGCACGCACCTtcggggcggcagtgtagtataaCGGTAAGAAGTAGGACTCATGACCTAAAGgtcagttcaattccccactgaagcactgctgctgtacccttgggcaaggtacatgACCTAGACTTGCTTAgctggtaaatatccagctgtataaatggataacatgtaaaactgtaacctatataagtcgctccgttaaagcatctgctaaatgtagtGTATTTAATTATAGCATTCCCTTTATGTGTGATGTTAATCGTCTTTTTGTTGTCGTTGCTGTTCTCCACTGCACTTCTTGCTCAGGCCGCCAGGCTCCTCAGGTGGCCCTACCTTGCGGTCTAGgagcttcctcttcctcatggTGGCTGGCTCCAGGTGGATGCGGCCCCTGAGGGCCAGCTCGATCAGGATGCCGCCGCGCAGGCCCGAGGAGATGCAGTCGTTCCAGAAGGACGTGTAGCCCTGAGAGGATGGGAGGAGACAGGAAATGCATCATGCTCTCAGCAGCCTGCACTGTGAAGTCAGCAGGGTGGGGTGGTGCAGCCGTTAAAGCAGCTCCACCCGTGGAAGCACGCCATGTACATAAACACTTGCTGTTGGCTGAGATTTTATGAGTAAACTTTCATtgaaatgataattaaataCTGATAATAGCTAGTATCcaatttgaatgtttaaaatggtgGTTTAAATTTAGAGCCTAAACAATTTATTTGAACAAGTGATTCAACTTTTTGACGCAGCTTACCCAAATTTGTTTAAGGCCCCAATATTAACAAGCACTTTCACTGAGTGTACGG
Encoded here:
- the LOC118796375 gene encoding Golgi phosphoprotein 3-like, which gives rise to MTTLTHRNRRAEPVVERREVEDDLGRGALQDEDECDSKDLRLTLMEEILLLGLKDKEGYTSFWNDCISSGLRGGILIELALRGRIHLEPATMRKRKLLDRKVIFKSEAPTGDVLLDEALKHIKATEPPETVQSWIELLTGETWNPMKLHYQLRNVRERLAKNLVEKGILTTEKQNFLLFDMTTHPVTNTTEKQRLVRRVQDSLLDRWVNDVQRMDRRVLAIIVLAHASDVLENALTSLSDEKYEVASSRSRALLDSNPDVEGNKSQACEMIWAVLAAFNKA